The stretch of DNA AGGAATCAGCATGGACCGCCTGCGGGAGATCGCGGCGGCCGTACTCCACTCCAGCAGCGGCGAGCAGCGGTAAGGGCCGACACCTCCGCATCGCCGACCCCCAGTCGCGCCTGCCGGACTGAGCCGGGGTGGCGAAGAACGACTGGGCCAGCGCGTTGTCCCAGCGCTGGCCGGTGCGGCCGACGGACAGCCGGATAGCCGACTCGGCTGCGAGGAGCGCGAATTCACCGCTTTCATCCGGCATCCGTGGTCGGCATCGAAGATGACCGACCCGGCGGCCCGCATCAGCGGGGCGATGCGGGCCTCACGCGGATCGGGCTGCCGGCCCGCGTCCCAAGCGGCTGCCCGCCGCTTCCCGAACGGTGGTAGCAGCCGAGGCGGACCGGCAGCGGAGCGGAGGTCTCGCGTGGCGTCTCGCCCCGGATCGGCAGGCCCGGATCAGCAGGCCCGGCTCGGCAGGACTCGTGCAGGCCAGGACCATCTGCGAGGCGTGGAACAAGGCCCACGCGCAGTGCACGTGAGGGCTCAGGCCGTGACGGGCTCCGAGGCCGGCTCGGTCTCCTGACCGGCGGCGGGCCGGGAGGCTATGAGCTGGTCGAGGCCGAACGCGCCGGAACCGGTGAAGACCAGCAGCAGGAAGGACCAGCAGAACATCACCGGCAGATCCCCGCCGTTCTGGATCGGCCACAGGGCGGACGGCTGGTGCACATCGAAATACGCGTACGCCATCGAGCCGGACGCCAGGAACGCGGCGCCGCGGGTGCCGAGTCCGAGCAGTACCAGGGCGCCGGCGACGAGCTCGATCAGGGCGGCATACCAGAACGGCCAGGCACCGGTCGGGA from Streptomyces sp. 6-11-2 encodes:
- a CDS encoding DoxX family protein; amino-acid sequence: MTARLNSAQPYVVGLFRIVVGLLFTCHGAASLFGVLGGAAGTKGGTVPTGAWPFWYAALIELVAGALVLLGLGTRGAAFLASGSMAYAYFDVHQPSALWPIQNGGDLPVMFCWSFLLLVFTGSGAFGLDQLIASRPAAGQETEPASEPVTA